From Scomber scombrus chromosome 9, fScoSco1.1, whole genome shotgun sequence, one genomic window encodes:
- the etf1a gene encoding eukaryotic peptide chain release factor subunit 1-like translates to MADDPSAADRNVEIWKIKKLIKSLEAARGNGTSMISLIIPPKDQISRVAKMLADEFGTASNIKSRVNRLSVLGAITSVQQRLKLYNKVPPNGLVVYCGTIVTEEGKEKKVNIDFEPFKPINTSLYLCDNKFHTEALTALLSDDSKFGFIVIDGSGALFGTLQGNTREVLHKFTVDLPKKHGRGGQSALRFARLRMEKRHNYVRKVAETAVQLFVSNDKVNVAGMVLAGSADFKTELSQSDMFDPRLQAKVLKLVDISYGGENGFNQAIELSAEVLSNVKFIQEKKLIGRYFDEISQDTGKYCFGVDDTLKALEMGAVEILIVYENLDTMRYILRVHGAESNGAENDEKTLYLTPEQEKDKSHFTDKETGQEHELIESMPLLEWFANNYKKFGATLEIVTDKSQEGSQFVKGFGGIGGILRYRVDFQGMEYQGEDDEFFDLDDY, encoded by the exons ATGGCGGACGACCCCAGTGCGGCGGACAGGAACGTGGAGATATGGAAAATCAAGAAGCTGATTAAAAGTTTGGAAGCTGCCCGCGG TAATGGCACCAGTATGATCTCACTGATCATCCCCCCCAAGGACCAGATTTCCAGAGTGGCCAAGATGTTGGCTGATGAATTTGGTACTGCTTCCAACATCAAAAGCCGAGTCAACAGGCTCTCTGTACTCGGGGCCATCACCTCTGTACAGCAAAGACTAAAACTCTACAACAAGG TGCCACCTAATGGGTTGGTTGTGTACTGTGGCACCATTGTGACAGAGGAAGGTAAGGAGAAGAAAGTCAATATCGACTTTGAGCCTTTTAAGCCAATCAACACCTCCCTTTACCTCTGCGACAACAAGTTCCACACTGAG GCATTGACAGCCCTGCTCTCCGATGACAGTAAGTTCGGCTTTATTGTGATCGACGGTAGTGGGGCGCTGTTTGGCACACTGCAGGGGAACACCAGGGAGGTACTGCACAAGTTTACTGTGGACCTACCTAAGAAGCACG GCAGAGGAGGACAGTCTGCTTTGCGTTTCGCTCGTCTTAGAATGGAGAAGAGACACAACTATGTGAGAAAAGTGGCTGAGACGGCTGTCCAGCTGTTTGTGTCCAACGACAAAGTTAATGTGGCGGGAATGGTCCTGGCTGGTTCTGCTGACTTCAAGACTGAGCTCAGTCAGTCTGATATGTTTGACCCA aggTTACAGGCCAAGGTTCTGAAGCTGGTGGATATCTCATACGGTGGAGAAAATGGTTTCAATCAGGCTATCGAGCTCTCCGCAGAGGTTCTCTCTAATGTCAAGTTCATCCAGGAGAAGAAGCTCATAG GGCGGTACTTTGATGAAATCAGTCAGGACACAGGGAAATATTGTTTTGGTGTGGACGACACACTCAAAGCCCTGGAGATGGGAGCGGTGGAGATCCTCATAGTTTATGAGAACTTAGACACCATGCGTTACATTCTTCGTGTGCATGGGGCAGAGAGCAACGGAGCGGAAAATG ATGAGAAAACTTTGTACTTAACGCCAGAGCAGGAGAAAGACAAGTCTCACTTCACAGACAAGGAG ACGGGGCAGGAACATGAGCTGATTGAGAGCATGCCACTGCTAGAGTGGTTTGCTAACAACTACAAGAAGTTTGGAGCCACGCTGGAGATAGTCACAGACAAGAGCCAGGAGGGATCCCAGTTCGTCAAGGGCTTTGGAGGCATTGGGG GTATCTTGCGGTACAGGGTGGATTTCCAGGGCATGGAGTACCAAGGAGAGGACGATGAGTTCTTTGATTTGGATGACTACTAG
- the fbxw11a gene encoding F-box and WD repeat domain-containing 11-A gives MEPEMEDKTLELMNTSGMESQNLVDDLSPKKNTVLKLSNGPVVGSRKRPSEGNYEKEKEHCIVLFDQWSEADQVEFVERLISRMCHYQHGHINSYLKPMLQRDFITALPAQGLDHIAENILSFLDARSLCSAELVCKEWQRVISEGMLWKKLIERMVRTDPLWKGLSERHQWEKYLFKNRTAEVPPNSYYHSLYPKIIQDIETIEANWRCGRHNLQRIQCRSENSKGVYCLQYDDDKIISGLRDNSIKIWDKQSLECLKILTGHTGSVLCLQYDERVIVTGSSDSTVRVWEVTTGEVLNTLIHHNEAVLHLRFANGLMVTCSKDRSIAVWDMASPTDISLRRVLVGHRAAVNVVDFDDKYIVSASGDRTIKVWSTSTCEFVRTLNGHKRGIACLQYRDRLVVSGSSDNTIRLWDIECGACLRVLEGHEELVRCIRFDNKRIVSGAYDGKIKVWDLQAALDPRAPASTLCLRTLVEHSGRVFRLQFDEFQIISSSHDDTILIWDFLNVSTNGQSEGRSPSRTYTYISR, from the exons ATGGAGCCGGAGATGGAGGACAAAACGTTGGAACTGATG AACACATCAGGGATGGAGTCACAGAACCTTGTGGACGATCTGTCGCCAAAGAAGAACACAGTTCtcaag CTTAGTAACGGTCCTGTTGTGGGGTCCCGCAAGCGTCCGTCAGAGGGGAACTATGAGAAGGAGAAGGAACACTGCATCGTCCTGTTTGACCAGTGGTCAGAGGCCGACCAGGTGGAGTTTGTCGAGCGCTTGATCTCCCGTATGTGCCACTACCAGCACGGCCACATTAACTCCTACCTCAAACCCATGCTGCAGAGGGACTTCATCACCGCGCTCCCAG CCCAAGGCTTGGATCACATAGCGGAGAACATCCTGTCTTTCCTAGATGCACGCTCGCTTTGCTCGGCAGAGCTGGTGTGTAAGGAATGGCAAAGGGTCATCTCTGAGGGTATGCTGTGGAAGAAGCTCATCGAACGCATGGTCCGCACTGACCCACTGTGGAAAGGCCTGTCCGAGAGACACCAGTG GGAGAAATATCTGTTCAAGAACCGCACAGCAGAAGTCCCGCCCAACTCCTACTATCACTCCCTTTATCCCAAGATCATCCAAGACATAGAG ACTATTGAGGCTAACTGGCGATGTGGCAGACACAACTTGCAGAGGATTCAGTGTCGCTCAGAAAATAGTAAAGGGGTTTACTGTCTCCAGTACGACGATGACAAGATCATCAGTGGCCTTAGGGACAATTCCATCAag ATCTGGGATAAACAGTCTCTGGAGTGTCTGAAGATACTGACTGGTCACACAGGCTCAGTGTTGTGCCTGCAGTATGATGAGAGGGTCATCGTCACTGGGTCTTCTGACTCAACTGTCAG GGTGTGGGAGGTGACAACGGGTGAGGTACTGAACACACTGATCCACCACAACGAGGCAGTGCTTCACCTACGCTTTGCCAACGGCCTGATGGTCACCTGTTCCAAGGACCGCTCAATTGCTGTCTGGGACATGGCCTCACCGACTGACATCAGCTTACGTCGTGTCCTGGTAGGACACCGCGCTGCTGTCAATGTGGTCGACTTTGACGACAAATATATCGTGTCCGCCTCAGGGGACCGCACCATCAAG GTATGGAGCACCAGTACCTGTGAGTTTGTGCGCACCCTAAATGGTCACAAGCGAGGCATTGCCTGTCTACAGTACCGGGATCGCCTGGTTGTCAGCGGCTCATCTGACAACACAATCCG GTTATGGGACATAGAGTGTGGGGCATGTTTGCGAGTGCTGGAAGGTCACGAGGAGCTGGTGCGCTGCATTCGCTTTGACAACAAGAGGATTGTCAGCGGGGCTTATGACGG TAAGATCAAGGTGTGGGACCTCCAGGCAGCCCTAGACCCACGAGCCCCTGCCAGCACACTATGTCTGCGCACTCTAGTG gagCACTCTGGCCGCGTGTTTCGTCTGCAGTTTGATGAATTCCAGATCATCAGCAGTTCTCATGACGACACCATTCTGATCTGGGACTTCCTGAACGTCTCGACCAATGGCCAGTCAGAGGGACGGTCTCCCTCCCGCACCTACACTTACATTTCTAGATAG